TAAAATAATAACCCCAAATAAACTTTAAGAACGGTACAGTCGTGTTTTTCTGCGTGATGGTGCCGTCAAAATCAAAAATTGCCACAATTTCAGGGGTTTTCTTCATGTATTTATTCTCAAATTGTCAATGAAATGCAAATTCAAAGTCTTACTTAAAAAAGTGCATCAATTATTAAGCAATTACTTATTATCTTAGCTAAAATTTAAATATTTGCAGGTTTAACATATATAGCATGGCCGTAGGATGACAATGAGGACTAGAGCTTGAATGAAACTCTTTTTTACATTATTTGGGGGGTTAGAACTCTTTATGTCTTGAGTTTAAAGACTATTTTATTTACGGTTATTTTTTTATTTTTTCAATATGGCTCTGCGGTTTCCGAGTTATCTCTTTTGGGTATATTAATAAATTTGCCAATGGTCTTCTCGGCATTCGTTGTAACTCGCATTATGGATAGGATGGAGATAAAGTTTCTTCTTGTAACGATTTTGTGTGTGCAAACCCTGGCTTTAGGAACTCTGATTCTATTGATGAATCATTATCAGGCTAATTTAAACGGTATTCTTGTCATTGTTGCAGTTTTATTCACAATGAGTTCAACAGAGATTAGTTTATTTGATAAATCCATTGTCTTGCTATTACCGGAATCTAAAAGAGCAAGAGGAGTTAGTTTAGGACTTGTAACTACCGCTTTTGGTTATATTTCTTCTCCGCTTCTTGCCAGCGTATTGCTCAATGTTGTAGATAGTAAGCTGGTTACTTTTTTTGCATTTATATCAGCAATTATCTATTTACTGCCTTTAGCTAAATTGAATAAAAAATATATTAGTTCAGAGGTTAATCTGGATAAAGCCATTTTCCGATTGACTGAATTAAAATTATATCCCTTATCCTTGCAATTATTATTGGCGTTTTCACTAACCACTGTTTGGACTAATTTTATTAGTTTCCTTGTTATACCTATTTTGAATCTCCATCATCCTCAGTGGTTTGTAGGCACAATTTTATCACTCAGTGGTATTGGTGCTTTATTGGGCGGAATGTCGATAAGTTGGTTATTTCAAAGCAAATCAAATCGAAAGAGTTTAGGGATATGTTTTGCTTTTACTGTATCAAGTATGGTTCTTTTTATACTGTATTCAGGTTCAGTTTCTCTGTCCATTTTATTAGCGCTTATGGGGGGAATTACGTCATCCTGGTCCTATGGAATTTCGCAAATTATTAGCCAGAATTATCTGGATCATAACAAGATTGCTGGATTTTATATGTTTAGAAATGCAGCCAGCGCTATTCTTTTAATGATCTTTTATGCCATTAATGCTTACTTCGCTAAAAGTATTGAAGCTATGATTTATGCTATCGTTTGTTTCTTATTCTTTTTTATTTTTCTCTATATTTTATTTTATTGGTATGGAAAATCGGTAGTTGTTGACAGTCAAAGAGAAAATGACTAGCTTAGGCCCTCCTTAAGGATAGTTTACAGGAGGTACTATGACGAATTTATATGTTGATCCCGATATTGAGAAAGCATCAACTATCCCTTCCCAGTTTTATACGTCTATCGATTGGTACGAACAAGCCAAAGAAAAAATATTTGCGAAAACCTGGCAGTTTTGTTTAAGCACAGAAGCCTTAAGATTAAGTGGCCAGCTTGTGCCATTGACCCTCTTGCCTGGATTATTAGACGAACCTTTGTTATTCGTGCGTGATGAGCAGGAATCACTGCATTGTTTAAGCAATGTTTGTACGCATCGCGGTAATCTTTTAATCGATGCACCCTGTACAGCGCATAAGATAAAATGTGCTTACCATGGACGTCGCTTTAATCTTGGTGGTGAATTTTTGCATATGCCTGAATTTGAAAAAACCAAAGATTTTCCATGTGAAAAAGACAATCTTTCTCAAGTTCCTTTTGGGTGCCTGGAGCCGTTTATCTTTGCCTCATTATCCCCAAGAATTCCTTTTCAAGAGGTTTTTGCTGAGATTAAAGAGCGTCTTTTCTGGCTTCCAATGAAGGATATGCGCCTAGATATTAACCGCTCACGGGATTATCTGGTGAAGGCACATTGGGCTTTATATTGTGAAAACTACCTTGAAGCGTTACACATTCCTTTCGTGCATCATGCATTAAGAAAAGTCATTGATTGCGGAACATACACGACGGAGTTATATCCCTATTGTAATCTGCAATTGGCGTTAGCAAGTAGTGGCGAGGAGAGTTTTGAGTTACCTAAAGATTCCCCTGACTATGGAAAACAAGTAGCGGCCTATTACTATTGGATATTCCCAAATACTATGCTTAATTTTTATCCCTGGGGCTGCTCAGTCAATGTAGTAAAGCCACTTGGGCCTGAATTAACTAAAGTTTCTTTTTTAACCTATGTACTTGATGAATCCAAACTGGGTAAAGGTGCTGGCGGTGATCTTGATAAAGTTGAGCGGGAGGATGAGGCTGTTGTCGAGTCGGTACAACGAGGAGTTCGTTCTCGTTTTTATGACACAGGTCGATTTTCACCTACGAAAGAGCAGGGAACTCATCATTTCCAACGTTTATTGTGTGAATTTCTAAACGATTAAGTCGCGCACTAACAAGTCTAATTAATAATTCAAGGACGATGAAATGCCAGAAATATCGCAAGGGAATGCGTTGCATCGCAAGCTCAATGCACGAATTCTAAGCATGATTACACTTGGCGGCTCCATAGGGACAGGTATTTTTTTAGCCAGCGGTAATGCTCTCTCTTTGGCAGGTCCCGGGGGAACATTGCTGGCTTATCTTATTATGGGATGTGTTGTTTATTACCTCATGACAAGTTTAGGGGAAATGGCTGCGTTTATGCCTACAACAGGCTCATTTTGTGCTTACGCAGCAGAATTTGTTGATCCCTCATTAGGCTATGCGCTGGGATGGAACTATTGGTATAGCTGGGCCGTGACCATTGCGTCTGAGATCTCAGCGTCTTCATTAGTCATGCATTTTTGGTTTCCTGAAAGTTCGCCACTATTATGGTGTACTGTGTTCTTAATGCTAACCGTGGGGTTTAATGCCATCTCAACACGGGCATTTGGTGAGGCAGAGTATTGGTTCTCATTTCTTAAAGTCGCTGTCATTATTTTATTTATTGTCAGTGGTTTTGCCATGATTTTGGGGATTACAAGTTTTGAGCCTGTGGGATTTAAATACTGGACGATTGGCGATGCACCCTTTCACGGTGGATGGGCAGGGGTTGTTAGTGCGTTTATGGTGGCAGGATTTTCGTTTCAAGGCACTGAATTATTAGGTATTGCAGCGGGAGAGAGTCATAATCCGGCAGAGAATGTTACTAAAGCTGTGAAATTGGTGTTTTGGCGCATTGTACTCTTTTTTTTATTGTCCTTGTTGGTGATAAGTCTTTTAATTCCTTATACTTCGGAGCAGTTAACTAATGCCAATATAGCAATGAGTCCCTTCACGCTTGTGTTTGCACAGTATGATAAAGCATTGGCAGCGATGCTCATGAATGGGGTCGTATTGCTTGCCATACTTTCTACAGCGAATTCTGGACTTTACGTTGCTAGTAGATTGTTTTGGCATATGGCAAAAGAAGGCCACGCACCACGTGTTTTTGCCAAGGTGAATAAGCGCGGTGTACCGATATATGCATTATTAGTGACAAGTTGTGTGGCTTTATTGTCTTTCCTTTCATCATTATTCGGTAATGGCCTTGTTTATTTCTGGTTGCTGAATGCAGGTAGCCTCGCTGGTTTGATTGCCTGGATGGGCATTGCCATTAGTCATTATCGTTTTCGTAAGGCATACCTTATTCAAGGGAAAGATCCAGGCAAATTACCCTATAGGGCAAAAGGCTATCCTTATGGTCCTTTATTCGCTTTTGCCCTGTGTTTTATTATTATCAGTGGACAAAATTATGCTGCTTTTATGAGTCATCATATTGATTGGTATGGATTACTTATTTCCTATATTGGCTTACCGATGTTCTTGTTGGTTTGGTTTGGCAATAAATGGCTGAAAAAGACAAAGATAGTGAAGTTACATGACTGCAAATTTGATTTTGAATCGCGTTCTAATTATTAGCTGTTATTAGAATGTAGTAGATTGGATTACCTCACAGCATCATTGCGAACGAGGTGAAGCAATCCAATTGTTTATCAGTTCATAGAAGGAAAATAATTTTCTGCATAAGTATCTTGGGCTAGATTTTGGTAAAGAGATAACCAGCTATTTTTATCCCTAGGATCTAAAGGATGATAGCCCACACTTTCCGGTAAAGCAGGGGGTGGGGAAGTTTTAAAGAATCGAGCGGGCGACGTTATATTTGATTCTAGAGTAGTATCATTCCTATTGGAGTCGACAAGAACAGGTGATTGTTGAGCTACAAATTGTGCTATTGGCTGAGCTTGAGGTGGAGCCATATTGCTAGAGGGATAGGAAGATGGGGCTGTAACTTTAAATGGTGCATGGCGTGAAGTGCGGTTGGTTTGCGGAATAGCAGACAAGTCGGCATGGGGGGCAGAGGGCGGTATATTTTGAGCCTTGCTTTGTGTATTCCTAGGTGCGATTGAATGAGGTTGTACTTCAGTAATGGTGACTTTGGTATCAAACGCAGTCGCAACCAATGTAGTTGCAGATTTGGGTTTTCCGTAGGAATTTATTCGCTCAATATCTTGGAGCAGTAATTGTCTTTCTATCTCTACTACAGATTTTCTTTTTTCTTCAATTTTTCTCTCAGCCACATCGTGCGCATTTTGGCAATATCCCCTCAAAGCCTCAATAAAAGCTGCTTTGTATTGTGTTTGTGGTAGATCTAGCTCATGTTCTGGTAAAAGCGTGTCAATGAGTAAAAAAGGTTTTTGAGCAACCACCATGAAGGATGCCCATTCATCAAGTATTTTTTTAAGATCTTTATCGGGATGATAATGGGTCACAACGTTTTCTAGAAAATGCTGAAAAGTAGTGCAGGCTACAACGTTCCATTGATAACGGATATCTTCAATCCTTTGCGTAAAGATTTCTGGATGCATTATTTTGTCCTCAATTGAAAAAAAATTACATATTCTATCGATTAACGAGACATTTCGAAAGAAAATTTACCATCAAGTTAATGCTTTTAGTTCTTAGTGAGTTTGGATAAGATAAATAGAAGTTAGCACTAGGATAGAATAATGCAGAGCGCGGAATATGCTAATACGATCAATATTTGCACCCAAAAAATTACCGATTTACCCTACAATGAAATCAAATATCATTTGTTTTTAATGCTAAATACCTTAAAAAATAAACAGACAGAATTCACGCAACAATTTTTACAAAAAATTGAAGAATTTATTGATAATTTAGGAAAGTTGATGCAAGCAAAGCTTCCCACAGAGTTGGAGGTACAGCAAACACTTGAGCAAGTTTTTCTTCAATACCAGCAACTAACGAATTTAGCTAAAATAGATGCAATTGAAGCTAAAATAACTAGATTCTTAATTAACTTAGGTGCGGTTATTTTAGCATTCATACTAGGCATAGCCGGTGGGTTAATTGGAGGTATTTCGGGATTTGTTCGCGGGCTATGGAATTTCACTAATCCATTGGCTTCTTTTGCGATAGGCGTAGTTACTGGTGCATTTTTAGGCGGTGCGATTGGATTTAGATTGCCTAAAAAACTATTTAAAGAAGAGCTATTCAGGCAATTAAAATGTTGTTTGGATGGGATTCATGAGTGCATTGAGACGATGCAAAAGACTCATTCCTTTGCTGTTTATAAAGAGCAAGTTAGACAAAAGTTGTTAAGCGACTATTTTTACGGTGATGAAGCGTCCTTTCAGCGTTTTTTACAAAACAATGTTTCTTACAAGATTAATACTCTTCGAGCCCGATTCCTTAGCCCAAGCTTGGAGGGATATTTAGGACAGCATGCTTTTATGACTCTGACAATTGATGAGAATACTCCTCCTCTGACAATAGAGTTTTCAACAGCACCAACCGATTTGACACGTTCAATTTCACAATGTGAAAAACGTATTGTTTCAGGTGAAAAAATTGTCGACATGCTTGCACTTCACGAACAATTGCAAATTACACATACCTGCACCACCGAATATATTGTTTGCAAGATGAAACCAGGAGAAATTGATTGTCTTAGTTATATCAATAAAATTTTAATTGGGACATCCCAAAATGCAACCACGGTAAAACGTTTTGATGGTAAAGAAAACTGGTTGGGAAAAAATCTAATTGGTTTTTTTGTTCAGAATTTAAGCCCATTCCGACAAGATATTTTATTGCACGAACCATTGTTAGAGGATAGGGGGTTAGTTACAGGAGGGGGCTAATGATAGATAGTATTTGTGCTTGCAGTTGTACTTCTAAAAAAGTGGACACCTCTTGAGACACTTCAGGCTTCACATTGCACACCATGTCTACAAATCAGGATTCCCAAATGCGACTGTTAGCTGCGCTACAAATACTATCCATACCCCAAGAATAGTTCAAAAATTGACCAATATCAACATGCGCAGTCAATTTGTCCTTTCTAATTTATGCTGGAATAATTAGTCATCGGGGTAAAATAGAAGTAGAAGTTTAAAAACAAGGAGTTAAAATGCGTCATTTTCTATGGAAAATACAAAATAAAATTCTTGCAATGTTACCCATAAAAACCCTGGGTGCTCGTGCGCTTGTTATCCAAGAAAATAAAGTGCTGCTGATAAAACATAGCTATATTAATGGTTGGTATACGGTGGGTGGCGGTGTTGAGCGAGGAGAATCACCCCTCCAAGCTGTTCAAAGAGAGCTTTTTGAGGAAGTTGGTATTAGATGTCTAGATGAACCGCGATTGTTTAATGTTTATTACAATGGCAAAGAAAAGAGGGATGATTATATCGTTTTCTATCTCGTTGAAAATTTTGCAAAAGAAAAGGTAAGCTCCGTCGAGGTTTTGGACGAGGCCTGGTTTGACTTAGATAGTCTTCCTCAAGAGGTTTCACCTGCGACGAAAAGACGGATTGAGGAATATAAAGCAATTAGACCGGTGGCAGAAATTTGGTAATTTTATAACCTGGTGGTGTGCCTTGCTTTAACACTCTCTCATAGGCATCCCACTTGCCTTGTTTAACACGAGTCCACAGTCATTGCCCCCTGCCTCGGCTTGTCCAAGACTTACAACATTGCCTACCTGCCTCGGCTTATCCAAGCCTTACAACATTTGTCCACCTGCTTCGGCTTATCCAAGCCTTACAACATTTGTCCAGCTGTCTCGGCTTGTCCAAGACTTACAACATTGCCTACTTGCCTCGGCTTGTCCGAGGTATCCATTGGATGTTCAAATTAAAAGAGATGGCTAATAATTCATGTCTCAATTTGTAGGAAGAAAAATTTGCTCTTGATTCAGATCTTCCTGGATGCCTCGGACAAGCCGAGGCACGTAGATGGCAAAGGTGAATACCTATCATATCATTGCCTTACTTACCTCAGCTTGTCCCGGGCTTACAGAATTGCCCACTTTCCGGCTTGTCAGAGCCTTACAACATTTGCCCACCTGCCTCGGCTTGTCCAAGACATACAACATTTGTCCACCTGTCTCGGCTTGTCCAAGACATACAACATTTGTCCACCTGTCTCGGTTTTTCCGAGCTTTACAACATTGCCTACCTGCCTCGGCTTGTCCGAGGTATCCATTGGATGTTCAAATTAAAAGAGATAGCTTATGAAGTTCAAGTCTCAATTCGTAGGAGGAGAAATTTGCTCTTGATTCAGATCTTTCTGGATGCCTCGGACAAGCCGAGGCACGTAGATGGCAAGGTGAATAGCTATCATATTATTGCCTTACCTAACTCGCCTTGTCCCAAGCTTACAGAATTGCCCATTTACCTCGGTTTGTCGGAGGCATCTATAGGGTTAATAAAACCCTATAAAGACTTCATAAAAATTCCTAAATCGGGTCTTGTGTTCATTCTATATTGATAAACGGTATAGAAGGCAATTACATTCTTTAGGTAATTACGAGTTTCTCGCCAGGGTAAAGTCTCTATCCAAATGTCCATCTGCTTTGGCGAACTTTTTTTAATCAAGGCAATTTAATACCTCCCCGGTTTTAAATGGTCTCGTCGCTAGGTATATTATCATTGGCACCCTTTGGATATCGATAAAAAAATGGTTATGGATTAGTGGGCAAAGATGCTAGATTAGAATCAAATCCCCCATATTACACTCCCTTTTTTTTAAACACCTCTACCAGTAGCAAGTGAGGCAAAGTAAGTGCTGCCAACATATATATTGTTAAAAAAAATCCCGCTCCCTGCCAATCCAAACTGGTTGATAAAAAAGCAAATGCCGTTATTGAAAAAATGTACGTTAACAAAGTCATCGGCAATAAGTCCTTAACAAATGTTCGATATGATGAATAACCTATCTTTTTATAAAGCATGGCAAAATATTTACAAGAGTGAATACCAACAAAATAAACTGTCAAAAAAGCCAGTGGCGGCGCTAACAATGAAGCCATAAGCACGATAATAACCTCTTGAGCACACTCTTTTTTTAAAGTGAAAAGCCCAAGGCCAATTGCTGGTAATAAACAACATGCAGCCCACTGCAAAAAATGGGCGTATAACATAGCTTGTTCTGAGCCGATTAGGTAGGAAAATAAGACGCATATCTTTTGAGTATGGAGTAATGCAGGCAGACAAATAATAGATAGACCAATAATTAAAGCTAAAAAATAACAGTATACTTTTGCCTGAAACACGCTTGAATCATAGTAATCCATGCCAAAATGATAAGCAGAGTACAATAAAAAAAAACCAAAAAAGAAAGAAGAAAACCAGTAAAAACCAAGAAAAACCCCAATCGCCAATGACAAGTAAGCAATGAATAATACAATTATATTACAATTGCTAAGCGCAAATTTTTTTCTTAAAATCCACAAGTCTAATGCGCCATGTGGGATACCGATAACAAACACCATTACAAAAAAAACAAGCATAGCAGATGAGGGAAACCAAATCGTTAGCAAAGACATTATGATGAAATTTCCGATTAAGGCCAAAGACTTCATAAGACTGCCTTGATGAATGGCCAACTTGGTACTGCTCGTATCACATTCCAGCGCAAAGACCATCCAAGAGTTCCATTCATAAAGTGGGCAAACTGAGAAGGATTCAATCTTGAGGCCAATAGTATGAATATCTCAGGAGAAAGTGGCATTTGACGCAAAAGAACACGACAAAAACAAAGATCCATCCATCTATCTATAGCCAAGTCTAACACCGGCTCCTTTAATGCTTTGTTCATTCCAATTTGCTGGGCATGATGCCAAGCCCGTTGTTGGATACGTAAAAAACCATAGCCGCTTGAAGCTCTTAATGACCCTTGGTGCTGGGCAAAAACATGGCATGACTTTGAGTTTTGAGCAACTTTGTCAATGCCCATAGGCAAAACAGCAGCCTCTTGCCTTAAGGTATCAAATTCAGTCGTATATTGATGCGCGAGTTTAATACATTCTTGCATGAGCTGTTCAGGCTCATGATAAATAGAACTAAATCTTGTCACTTCGAGCAATGCATGATAAGGACTGAAAGGTAAGACATAATCAAATTGACAATAAATATCGTTAGCAACAAGATTATTCATAAGATGAGCTGAAGTTGGGTTAAACACGGGTTGTTTGGTTTTGATCTCAACACCATAAAAGATTTGATGCAACGGCGCTTTTTTTCTAAGGATAAATTGGTTGGGTCTTGTATCGATCACATGACGGGCAATAAACTTACCAATAGAGGTATCCACAACGAAGCAATTTTTTTCTTTGCTTATAGCGAACACTTTTATATTCAAGTGTAACTTTTGCCTAGGATCATCCTCAATAGCCGCCAGAACTTTATTGTAATAATCTTTACTCTTGATGATAGCATAAGGTGTAGCAAGGTTAGTATGTTCAATAACTACTGAACCTTTGCTTAAGGTCCACGTAGGCCACTGATGAAAAATGATGTCTTTATGGGGAAACTGGTCCATGGTCAACCAAAAACACCAACTTCGATCATCCTCATAAAATTCGCGTTGTTCTATAATATCGATGGTCTGTGACCCCTGAGTTTGGCTATAAAAAAAGGCAGTCGCCAAACCCGCACAGCCTCCACCAAGAATTAATACATCACAGTTGTGCGAGGGCATGGTAGTATTTTCCAAAAACAAAATTAAAACCGGCCCAACTTGCCAGGGTTATTTTTTTAAAATTTGATATTGATAAACGGCCACTCCAGTATTCATATCCCCCTTTTGCAACGCTTAGGCCAATATGCCGGTAGAGTCTCATGGCAACAAAGATAGTAAAACGAGATCTCGCAGGTATAAATTTTAAGCCATGGCACGCGCTTTGGTAATAATTCTCGGCCAAATTTAGGGCTTTTTTCATTGCCAACTGAGTAGGTAATCGATACTTGGCCTTTAGCACGCAGCCTGGTTCATCAAATCCAAGCCATTCCACCGGTAGGTACAAGCGATTTAGTCTGGCATCCTCCAGCACATCACGAACAATATTGGTTAATTGCATGGCAACACCTAAGTGACTAGCATATTGAGTTGCCTGAGGGTCAACACAGCCCAATATAGGACACATCATCTCTCCAACTGTTCCTGCTACCTGATAAGCATATTGAATAAGTTCAGGTTCATTGAGAATTCTCACTGTTCCCAGATCTTGCTTTATTCCTTCAAGCAAATTTAAGGCTGAATTTAATGGAACGTTTTGGTGATTAATGAGTTCAATCATACCTTGAAGCGTTACATCATCAGACCGATTGATAGATAATGCACCAGAAATAGCATCTAACTTTAATCTTGCAAGACTTTTTTGATCATCATCTAAAGCATTATCTGCTAAATCATCACAATAGCGACAAAAAGCGTACAGTTCTGAAGCATGGGCATGTGTCGTTTGTGGCAATAACATGGCCGCAAAACTAAATGTTTTAGCGTGTGCCTTAAAGACAGTCTTGGCATTCATGTAGTGCTCCTAAATTGCTACTTGAGGAAGTAGTTTCTCTACAATCTTGGCAGATGATAATACCCCAGGTATCCCTGCACCCGGATGTGTACCGGCGCCAACCAAATACAACCCATTAATTCCCTCAGCCTGATTATGGTGTCGAAACCAGGCTGATTGATAAAATAAGGGGGCTACAGAAAATCCGCTTCCTTGGAACGCATTGTAATCAGTCTTAAAGTCTATTGGTGTTTTGCTGATGCTGATAGTCAGCTCATCAGACAACCCCGGCAAACAGGTTTGCTCTAATTTTGTTATCATTCGCCTGATAAAAGGACCTGCTTGTTTTTGCCAATCAATTCCACTACTGAGGTTGGGAACAGGGCACAAACAATAGAAAGCGTCATGCCCTTTAGGTGCCATACTAGGATCTGTCGCCGTGGGCCGGTGCAAATACATGGCCATTTCATTTGACAGGACTTTCTTATTGAAAATATCAGCCAACAAACGTTTGTAGTCATCTCCCATGATGATTGTGTGATGGGGCACCTCATTGTATTTCTTTTTCGTACCAAAGTACCAAACAAAAAGCCCCATGGATGGCTTACTTAAAGCCGTTTTCCACTTTGATACTAAAGGCTGATGCTTCGCTGCAATCATGTAACGATATAAATATAGAGGATCTACATTTGAGATGACCACATCACAAGAAACATGCTCACCGGTTTGCAAAACAATTGACTGGACCTGTTTATCAACAATTTTTATGTGCTCCACAGCGCTATTTAAGTGGATCTTGATACCCACTTCTTTCATCAGTATCGTCATGGCCTCAATGAGCTGCCCTGTTCCTCCCATCACATAGTGAACACCCCACTTACGCTCTAAATAATGAATGAGGCTATATATAGAGGTTGTTTCCACAGGGTTGCCCCCTACAAGCAAAGGTTGTATAGAAAATGCTTGTCTAAGTGCTGGGTGCTTGATAAATTGGGTTACCAACTGCCAGACACTTTTGTAAGATTTTAAGCGAATCAAGCTTGGTATCACTTTCGCCATCTGAGTAAATTGATGGAAGGGATGATCGGCAAGCTGTTCAAATCCGATTTCATAAATCTCTTTGGAGTGAGCCAATAATTCAAGGTAGTTGTCTTTATCTTCAGGTGAAATACGACCAATTTCAGACAGCAATTCCTCTAGTGAACCGCCATAATTAAATATCATCCCGTCCGGATATAAAAAACGATACCAAGGCTCGATGGGAACCAATGTTACGTAGTCTCTCAGTTGACGATCAAATAACGCAAACAATTCCTCTAGAAGAAAAGGTGCCGTTATCACGGTTGGACCAGCATCAAAAGTATAACCATCTTTACTGTAGACTTGCGCACGACCTCCCAGCATGGGGCATTGACAATATATATTAACTTCATACCCTTTTGCTCTGGCGCGTAAGGCTGCTGCCATGCCCCCTAAACCACCACCTATAACCGATAATTTTTTGTTCACGCTAGATCCTTAATCAATCTAGGCTGAATATTACGGTATAATTGCAAAAAGGGCAGTCTCATGTCCTGGGGTAATTTGTGTATCATTGTTTGAGCTTGACACAAGTGGCTCTTGGCTAACTCATGTGCTTGAATCAACATGATGGGGTTGTCCTTATCAAATACATTAAAAATACAAAAATTGTGCTGGTCTTTGTCTTCTTCCATGTCAGATATATCATCAACAATTTGATAACTAATCACTAAGTGACGAATGATTTCCTCAAATAAAGGGTAATAGATGATCTTCTCGCTGAGGAGCGATGCCAGCTTAATGCCCAGCATCATTAGCTGGCCAGACTTAAGCCAGCAAATATTGATGTAATCAACCAGCTGAGGTTTATTTAGCGTAATTGCGTTAATATCCCGAACTTGGCCTATAATCGTTTTTGTTACAAAGTTATGAATTAGTCGTATAGAGCTACCAATATAATCATATGGCAGAAGAGATGCTGTATGATAAGCCATCGAAATAAGCAAATCACCATAAGCAAGTGCTTTAGCAAGACCAAACTTTTGACACAAAGACTTCTGACCTCGCCGAAAAACGGCATTATCTTGAATATCATCGTGTATCAAAGACGCATTATGAAGCATTTCAACAAGAGCAGCACAATTGTTAGCTGCATCAAAGGGAAGTTTCATGGCTATCGAACAATTAAAAGTGAGTCGTGCTCGGTTCAAGCTTCCGGGGTGCTGAAAATGAAAACGACTTATCTGCTGCATATCCTCATCTAAATCACTTTCAATGAGCTGTTTGAATAGAACCATAA
The nucleotide sequence above comes from Legionella hackeliae. Encoded proteins:
- the crtI gene encoding phytoene desaturase family protein; translated protein: MNKKLSVIGGGLGGMAAALRARAKGYEVNIYCQCPMLGGRAQVYSKDGYTFDAGPTVITAPFLLEELFALFDRQLRDYVTLVPIEPWYRFLYPDGMIFNYGGSLEELLSEIGRISPEDKDNYLELLAHSKEIYEIGFEQLADHPFHQFTQMAKVIPSLIRLKSYKSVWQLVTQFIKHPALRQAFSIQPLLVGGNPVETTSIYSLIHYLERKWGVHYVMGGTGQLIEAMTILMKEVGIKIHLNSAVEHIKIVDKQVQSIVLQTGEHVSCDVVISNVDPLYLYRYMIAAKHQPLVSKWKTALSKPSMGLFVWYFGTKKKYNEVPHHTIIMGDDYKRLLADIFNKKVLSNEMAMYLHRPTATDPSMAPKGHDAFYCLCPVPNLSSGIDWQKQAGPFIRRMITKLEQTCLPGLSDELTISISKTPIDFKTDYNAFQGSGFSVAPLFYQSAWFRHHNQAEGINGLYLVGAGTHPGAGIPGVLSSAKIVEKLLPQVAI
- a CDS encoding polyprenyl synthetase family protein; translated protein: MFDSHEFMVLFKQLIESDLDEDMQQISRFHFQHPGSLNRARLTFNCSIAMKLPFDAANNCAALVEMLHNASLIHDDIQDNAVFRRGQKSLCQKFGLAKALAYGDLLISMAYHTASLLPYDYIGSSIRLIHNFVTKTIIGQVRDINAITLNKPQLVDYINICWLKSGQLMMLGIKLASLLSEKIIYYPLFEEIIRHLVISYQIVDDISDMEEDKDQHNFCIFNVFDKDNPIMLIQAHELAKSHLCQAQTMIHKLPQDMRLPFLQLYRNIQPRLIKDLA